A region of Dioscorea cayenensis subsp. rotundata cultivar TDr96_F1 chromosome 5, TDr96_F1_v2_PseudoChromosome.rev07_lg8_w22 25.fasta, whole genome shotgun sequence DNA encodes the following proteins:
- the LOC120261076 gene encoding G-type lectin S-receptor-like serine/threonine-protein kinase LECRK2 → MLHVYAYDSLENTSKAVGKFPDDECAVKGVCGLNSYCTFSGGKQVCLCLPHFDKISEDTQAGCHRNFISTACLGVGDNHTYYNTMDEVKNVQGFTELLPTMTKLTSKDDCRQTCLDDCNCDIAIYYENNGSCSKKSLPLKYAWKTTDTTDPDIVFIKRTAHRNTTVQGLDVVPRTVIKKEFSGAPLIVFVAIVSGLIISNLVFIFIVFKCQVGMCRMIWRSKQLALTDEIAPRSFSYYELYEATEGYKEEVGKGAFGTVFKGTLTSTRKLVAVKKLEKVVEEGEREFQTEMKAIGRTHHRNLVRLHGYCNEGSNRLLVYEFMSNGSLADIIFKPDHQNRPSWKERLRIALDVARGIHYLHEDCETHIIHCDIKPQNILMDENWTAKISDFGLAKLLMPTQSRTFTGIRGTRGYLAPEWHKNIPITVKTDVYSFGIVLLEILCCRKNMELETEADQIILSEWIYSCYLAGELEKVMLDEEVDMVEFQRVVKVALWCIQTDPTQCPTMKNVIIMLEGCAEISSPPHP, encoded by the coding sequence ATGCTGCATGTATATGCCTATGATTCATTGGAGAACACATCTAAAGCTGTAGGTAAATTTCCAGATGATGAGTGCGCTGTGAAGGGTGTATGTGGGCTCAACAGTTACTGCACGTTCTCTGGAGGAAAGCAGGTGTGCTTGTGTTTGCCTCATTTTGATAAGATCAGTGAGGATACTCAGGCTGGATGTCACAGGAACTTCATTTCGACTGCCTGCCTGGGTGTTGGTGATAATCATACATACTACAACACCATGGATGAGGTGAAGAATGTCCAGGGGTTCACAGAGCTTCTACCTACCATGACAAAATTGACAAGCAAAGACGATTGTAGACAAACATGCTTGGATGATTGCAACTGCGACATTGCAATATACTACGAAAATAATGGTAGTTGCTCCAAAAAATCACTGCCTTTGAAGTATGCATGGAAAACCACAGACACAACTGATCCGGATATAGTCTTCATCAAGAGAACTGCTCACAGGAACACAACAGTTCAAGGCCTTGATGTTGTTCCCCGTACTGTAATCAAGAAAGAGTTCAGTGGTGCACCTCTAATAGTCTTCGTAGCTATTGTTTCTGGGTTGATCATTTCCAATCTCGTCTTTATTTTCATAGTATTCAAGTGTCAAGTTGGAATGTGTAGAATGATATGGAGAAGCAAACAGCTGGCCTTGACGGATGAGATTGCGCCGAGATCTTTCTCATACTATGAGTTATATGAGGCTACTGAAGGTTACAAGGAAGAGGTGGGGAAGGGAGCCTTTGGGACTGTGTTCAAAGGCACCTTAACGAGCACCAGGAAGTTGGTAGCAGTGAAGAAGCTTGAGAAGGTGGTGGAAGAGGGTGAAAGAGAGTTCCAAACAGAGATGAAGGCGATTGGAAGAACACACCATAGAAATCTAGTCCGACTGCACGGCTACTGCAATGAAGGCTCTAATAGGCTTCTAGTGTATGAGTTCATGAGCAATGGATCACTGGCTGACATCATCTTCAAGCCTGATCATCAAAACAGACCTTCTTGGAAAGAAAGGTTGAGAATTGCATTGGATGTGGCCAGAGGGATTCATTATTTGCACGAGGACTGTGAAACGCACATCATTCACTGCGACATAAAACCGCAGAACATTCTAATGGATGAGAACTGGACCGCAAAGATATCGGATTTCGGGCTGGCCAAACTGCTAATGCCTACTCAGTCAAGAACATTCACTGGCATCAGAGGAACAAGAGGATATCTCGCACCGGAATGGCACAAGAACATACCTATAACTGTGAAGACAGATGTTTATAGTTTCGGTATTGTGCTGCTAGAGATCTTGTGTTGCAGAAAGAACATGGAATTGGAGACTGAGGCAGATCAGATCATACTTTCAGAGTGGATTTACAGTTGTTATCTTGCAGGGGAATTAGAGAAGGTCATGCTGGATGAAGAAGTAGACATGGTGGAGTTTCAGAGGGTGGTCAAAGTGGCGCTTTGGTGCATCCAAACTGATCCAACTCAATGTCCTACTATGAAGAATGTGATCATTATGCTGGAGGGGTGTGCAGAAATCTCTTCTCCTCCGCATCCATAG
- the LOC120261077 gene encoding extensin-like: MSKKIGEGAFMASLIPTILILVISLSLPLETQANYFYGFSPPPPIKHYQYTSPPPPPLHVYKYASPPPPDPVYKYNSPPPPYHWSYKYASPPPPHHPAYKYKSPPPPQHWFYKYKSPPPPTHPIYKYKSPPPPSHDPVYKYQSPPPPHHPVYKYKSPPPPYYPAYKYKSPPPPHHPVYKYKSPPPPSHDPVYKYKSPPPPHHSVYKYKSPPPPHHPVYKYKSPLPPSHDPIYKYKSPPPPHHRVYKYKSPPPPHHPVYKYKSPPPPHHPIYKYRSPPPPSHDPVYKYKSPPPPRHPVYKHKSPPPPHHPVYKYKSPPPPHHPVYKYKSPPPPSHDPVYKYQSPPPPRHHPIYKYKSPPPPYHPGYKYKSPPPPHHPVYKYKSPPPPSHDPVYKYKSPPPPLHHPIYKYKSPPPPYKYISPPPPTPIYKYKSPPPPTPIYKYNSPPPPIPVYKYKSPPPPPPPIYKYTSPPPPIYKYKSPPPPIYKYTSPPPPPPPHHY; encoded by the coding sequence ATGAGTAAGAAGATAGGAGAGGGAGCCTTCATGGCTTCCCTCATCCCTACCATTCTAATACTTGTCATCTCTCTTAGCCTTCCTCTTGAAACTCAGGCAAACTACTTCTATGGTTTCAGTCCTCCACCACCCATCAAACACTACCAGTACacctcaccaccaccaccacctcttCATGTTTACAAGTATgcttcaccaccaccaccggATCCAGTTTATAAGTATAATTCACCTCCACCACCTTATCATTGGTCCTACAAGTATGCATCGCCACCGCCTCCTCATCATCCAGCTTACAAGTACAAATCACCTCCACCTCCTCAACATTGGTTCTACAAGTATAAATCGCCACCACCACCTACTCATCCAATTTACAAGTATaaatcaccaccaccaccatctcaTGATCCAGTCTACAAATATCAATCACCACCACCGCCACACCACCCAGTCTACAAGTATAAATCACCACCACCTCCTTATTATCCAGCTTACAAATATAAATCACCACCCCCTCCTCATCACCCAGTCTACAAATATaaatcaccaccaccaccatctcaTGATCCAGTCTACAAATATAAATCACCACCACCTCCTCACCACTCAGTTTACAAGTATAAATCACCACCACCTCCTCACCACCCAGTATACAAGTATAAATCACCACTACCACCATCTCATGATCCAATCTACAAATACaaatcaccaccaccacctcacCACCGGGTTTATAAGTATAAATCACCTCCACCTCCTCATCATCCAGTTTATAAGTATAAATCACCCCCGCCTCCTCACCACCCAATCTACAAGTATAGATCACCACCACCTCCATCTCATGATCCAGTCTACAAATATAAATCGCCACCACCACCTCGCCATCCAGTTTACAAACATAAATCACCTCCACCTCCTCACCATCCGGTTTACAAATATAAATCACCTCCACCTCCTCACCACCCAGTCTACAAGTATAAATCACCACCACCGCCATCTCATGATCCAGTCTACAAGTATCAATCACCACCACCGCCACGCCACCACCCAATTTACAAGTATAAATCACCTCCGCCTCCCTATCATCCAGGTTACAAATATAAATCACCACCACCTCCTCATCACCCAGTCTACAAATATaaatcaccaccaccaccatctcaTGATCCAGTCTACAAATATAAATCACCACCACCGCCTCTCCATCACCCAATCTACAAGTATAAATCACCACCACCTCCATACAAATACATATCACCTCCTCCTCCTACTCCCATTTACAAATATAAATCACCTCCACCTCCCACTCCAATTTACAAGTACAATTCACCGCCTCCTCCTATCCCAGTCTATAAGTACAAatcaccaccacctcctccaccaccaATCTACAAGTATACATCTCCACCACCCCCAATCTACAAGTACAAGTCACCGCCGCCACCAATCTACAAGTAcacttctcctcctcctcctcctcctcctcatcactACTAA